The following coding sequences lie in one Methanohalophilus levihalophilus genomic window:
- a CDS encoding HD domain-containing protein — translation MQAHSIEKMIQYFGADVRRINHALKVYAFASCIARKENLNTEKITIVEIAAILHDIGIVEAEKKYNSTAGKYQEMEGPLVARELLSDTGISAEMLERICYLIGNHHSYQNIDDLDLQVLIEADFLVNIFEDGMPENSIRSVRDKYFKTKTGIGMIESMYLQKSGT, via the coding sequence ATGCAAGCACATTCAATAGAAAAAATGATCCAGTATTTTGGAGCCGATGTCAGGAGAATTAACCATGCTCTGAAAGTTTATGCTTTTGCAAGCTGTATCGCACGAAAAGAGAACCTAAACACTGAAAAAATAACGATTGTGGAAATAGCAGCCATATTGCATGACATCGGAATTGTGGAAGCAGAAAAGAAGTACAATTCCACTGCCGGGAAATATCAGGAGATGGAAGGACCATTGGTAGCACGGGAGTTACTTTCGGATACCGGGATAAGTGCAGAAATGCTTGAAAGAATATGCTATTTAATCGGAAATCATCACTCATATCAGAATATAGATGATTTGGATCTGCAGGTGCTCATTGAAGCTGATTTTTTAGTTAACATTTTTGAAGATGGGATGCCGGAAAACTCAATAAGAAGTGTACGGGATAAATATTTCAAAACCAAGACCGGAATTGGAATGATTGAAAGTATGTACCTGCAAAAATCGGGAACTTGA
- a CDS encoding S-layer protein domain-containing protein gives MKTSIHKKTLVVLILLGFVCTVASAQETTGNRIWDADANMSLEYTWAAQSYSGFYYDLDSGIGSETLTIKLDSKTDRSIDTRDLVYSTKPINIEFERDEWGSYQVIGFMAERYFAGYTSDSAFADDDASLMEKGQLTKVLIDNSDATSLFSGSSLVLEEGYKLNIVDVDLEGNKVFVSLMKDATQVDSGVITSNDDYVYEKDLGSAENVPIIAVHFDDIFRGMETNAVFVEGIFQISEQYEEIDTGDNFGRLEIKTVSEDEISMENDDAISLSKGRIITIMGKLKLVVADDNTLRFAPLLDLSEPGTYELRGTVAEAETLTWTPLNFEGFYYNIDEGIGTESLGILSLDSRTIEEGNLVYSTVAEEVNFEYNQWGKFHVVGFMAEKYFAGYPNNAFTNGVSMLSEGQLSKVLIDNDKKSTIIPGSSLVLEEGYELRVSEVDLNGDKVLISLMKNGKQVEGGVIPSNSYYVYEKDLGSAEDVPVIVVHFADIFRGTESNAVFVEGMFQISENFVKVDDGDRYGKMEVTSIDSTKIEMENDKSVTLSRDKSIPIMGDISFKVADSSVVRYYPFVTFTTQPSRALSIEMPSVLVQGDTADIKVTFRGASVSEALVEFDGGEVGLTSDEGVVSYKPTKLGTFSVSAEKEGFVSADKEVEVISPDDVTRKILIEVSPGVVYQGDTITISTIKAIGADPVADVQIFFDDVSIGSTSTGGTLSFTVMDSGIHRIKSQPDGFLGAELNLEVLALEPEFEYSNLVIIPSEVNTGENVTIRIDVTNTGDSVGSINVQLTVNNEVVDSKDIILDVGEKRTVEFTRTESGAGEYLVQIGTESDTFTVTRAVPSVGIFVSLIVLVSTVFLIKRHRKKN, from the coding sequence GTGAAAACTAGTATACATAAAAAAACACTGGTAGTTTTAATACTGTTAGGTTTTGTTTGTACTGTAGCATCTGCTCAGGAAACTACAGGAAACAGGATATGGGATGCAGATGCAAACATGTCGCTTGAGTACACATGGGCAGCTCAAAGCTATTCAGGATTCTATTATGACCTTGATTCAGGTATAGGTTCTGAAACACTAACTATTAAACTGGACAGCAAAACGGACAGGTCAATTGATACAAGGGATCTTGTTTATTCGACAAAACCAATAAATATTGAGTTTGAGCGCGATGAATGGGGTTCATATCAGGTAATCGGTTTCATGGCAGAGCGGTACTTTGCAGGCTATACAAGTGATTCCGCTTTTGCTGACGATGATGCAAGTTTGATGGAAAAAGGGCAGCTTACAAAAGTGCTTATAGACAATAGTGATGCAACATCGCTTTTCTCCGGCTCTTCATTGGTCCTTGAAGAAGGATACAAACTCAACATAGTTGATGTAGACCTCGAAGGTAACAAAGTATTTGTTTCTCTCATGAAGGACGCAACACAGGTTGATAGCGGTGTAATAACTTCAAATGATGACTATGTATATGAAAAGGACTTGGGATCTGCAGAGAACGTTCCTATTATAGCCGTCCATTTCGATGACATATTCAGAGGAATGGAAACAAATGCCGTTTTTGTTGAAGGTATTTTCCAGATCTCAGAACAATATGAGGAAATCGATACTGGTGACAATTTTGGAAGGCTGGAGATCAAAACTGTCAGCGAAGATGAAATCTCCATGGAAAACGATGATGCCATCTCTTTGAGCAAAGGCAGGATAATAACAATCATGGGTAAGCTTAAGCTTGTAGTGGCTGATGACAATACACTAAGATTTGCTCCTCTTCTGGATCTTTCAGAACCGGGAACTTATGAGCTTAGAGGTACTGTTGCTGAAGCAGAAACGCTGACATGGACACCACTCAATTTTGAAGGTTTCTATTACAATATTGATGAGGGGATAGGGACTGAATCACTTGGGATACTGAGTCTAGATAGCAGAACTATCGAAGAAGGCAATCTTGTTTATTCGACAGTAGCTGAGGAAGTAAACTTTGAATATAACCAATGGGGAAAGTTCCATGTAGTAGGTTTCATGGCGGAGAAATACTTTGCAGGCTACCCCAATAACGCGTTTACAAATGGCGTAAGCATGCTCTCAGAGGGACAACTCTCAAAGGTTTTGATAGATAACGACAAGAAGAGCACTATTATTCCAGGTTCATCCCTTGTGCTTGAAGAAGGGTATGAACTAAGGGTATCTGAGGTAGACCTGAATGGAGACAAAGTACTGATCTCACTCATGAAGAATGGCAAACAGGTTGAGGGCGGTGTCATACCTTCAAATTCTTATTATGTATATGAAAAAGATCTGGGGTCAGCAGAGGATGTGCCTGTTATAGTAGTTCACTTTGCAGATATATTCAGAGGCACGGAAAGTAATGCTGTATTTGTGGAGGGAATGTTCCAGATATCTGAAAACTTCGTCAAAGTAGATGATGGAGACAGGTACGGCAAGATGGAAGTAACAAGTATTGACTCAACAAAAATTGAAATGGAGAATGACAAATCTGTTACACTTTCAAGAGACAAGTCAATACCAATCATGGGTGATATCTCCTTTAAAGTTGCAGATTCAAGTGTTGTCAGATATTACCCATTTGTGACATTTACTACACAACCTTCTAGGGCACTTTCAATTGAAATGCCTTCTGTACTTGTTCAAGGTGATACTGCTGATATTAAGGTAACCTTCCGTGGTGCATCGGTCAGCGAAGCGCTTGTTGAATTTGATGGTGGCGAGGTAGGCCTGACTTCTGATGAAGGTGTAGTTTCATATAAACCAACAAAGCTGGGAACCTTTAGTGTCAGCGCAGAGAAGGAAGGGTTTGTATCTGCGGATAAAGAAGTTGAGGTAATTTCTCCAGACGACGTTACTCGAAAGATATTAATCGAAGTCTCTCCCGGAGTTGTGTATCAAGGAGATACGATAACGATTTCCACGATAAAAGCTATCGGTGCAGATCCGGTTGCAGATGTACAGATATTCTTTGACGACGTCTCAATAGGCTCTACTTCAACGGGTGGCACACTTTCCTTCACAGTAATGGATTCTGGTATCCACAGGATAAAATCACAACCAGATGGATTTTTGGGTGCCGAATTAAACCTTGAAGTATTGGCTCTTGAACCAGAATTCGAATACAGCAACCTCGTTATTATACCTTCTGAGGTAAACACAGGGGAGAATGTTACTATCAGGATAGATGTCACAAACACAGGCGACAGTGTGGGCAGTATCAATGTGCAACTGACTGTCAATAATGAAGTTGTTGACTCAAAGGATATCATTCTTGATGTGGGTGAGAAAAGGACTGTTGAATTCACTCGTACTGAATCAGGAGCAGGTGAATATTTGGTTCAGATTGGAACAGAGTCGGACACCTTTACTGTGACCCGTGCGGTACCATCTGTAGGAATTTTCGTCTCACTAATTGTTCTGGTTTCTACAGTATTTCTTATAAAAAGGCACAGAAAGAAAAATTAA
- a CDS encoding mechanosensitive ion channel family protein, whose amino-acid sequence MVETSLMDSLYAAGMSTLSFIPTVIAVIIFVLLGWILGRGLGKYGSKILDRIGLDNLIDKTAVGNLIHKSGTTTVKFFESVIKWFVYIVFGAIIIDYLQIQIVADFITLIIQYIPLIVSAVVVLLIGLLVVDFVANTTSKILSATGVDEKIADSFVGGPLKATKTSSSGIIAGLIKLFGYLFFIAVAASILQLDLITDFLISITIYIPRLFVGVVILIIGLLSVDFLMDYVQLSIKEMKVEGAEMIAPLLRGFLFLVVVLIALDTMLVNTGILYTFLRPLGWGIAVVVAFKWGVKDAIVSYAKERGK is encoded by the coding sequence ATGGTAGAAACTAGTTTAATGGATAGTCTATATGCCGCCGGCATGAGTACCTTGTCTTTTATTCCTACAGTAATTGCGGTAATCATATTCGTATTACTTGGATGGATATTAGGAAGAGGGCTTGGGAAGTATGGTTCCAAGATTCTTGACCGCATTGGTCTGGATAACCTGATAGATAAAACAGCAGTTGGAAACTTAATACACAAATCTGGAACAACTACGGTAAAGTTTTTTGAATCCGTGATTAAATGGTTTGTATACATTGTTTTTGGCGCTATAATTATCGATTATTTGCAAATTCAGATTGTAGCAGATTTCATTACATTGATAATCCAGTATATTCCGTTGATTGTGTCAGCGGTTGTAGTTTTGCTCATCGGCCTGTTAGTTGTTGATTTTGTTGCAAACACAACATCAAAGATTCTTTCAGCCACCGGCGTTGATGAGAAGATTGCCGACAGTTTTGTGGGCGGACCTTTAAAGGCAACAAAAACATCTTCATCCGGCATAATTGCAGGATTGATCAAATTGTTTGGCTATCTGTTTTTCATCGCAGTTGCAGCAAGTATCCTTCAGTTGGATCTAATAACAGATTTCCTTATATCAATAACAATATACATTCCACGCCTTTTCGTGGGTGTTGTAATACTGATAATAGGATTATTGTCAGTTGATTTCCTGATGGATTATGTTCAGTTAAGCATTAAGGAAATGAAAGTCGAAGGCGCTGAAATGATTGCTCCTTTGCTCAGAGGATTTTTGTTTTTGGTGGTTGTCCTTATTGCATTGGACACCATGCTGGTAAATACCGGGATCCTCTACACCTTCCTCAGACCACTGGGGTGGGGTATTGCAGTTGTTGTTGCATTTAAATGGGGTGTAAAAGATGCCATTGTTTCCTATGCAAAAGAGAGAGGTAAATAA
- a CDS encoding FecR family protein, translated as MLSIRKYQNFIFPCKQFLLSKICSFLLIFFICISIIPACNAADSPESLYGFELGSETSYGLQDANGEVIGEEVVFSYGEESGYGYEIAMANLFSEAQANSYFQLRQAELIEGVESGFYGTDVKASESGMQFDRIAYDAEINDIKFQLIVFKYHNFVISIVDHSNYGIASVLEQHSKVYVDETYISAPAVSITEVVGIVESIEGRVEVLHPWSDKWEKINEKNGVHEGDQIKTLRGAKVTLKFDDGRSRIRMEERSFVRISTQVYEGEPDSNIRVIKLFFGGVWARIEKLAGSYLFITTPTAVTGVKGTEYMVFHDPEISVDRIYVYDGIVEVTTSNEIIDLYESEQITVQEGYAGTVLTIEGEEWENLMESFEGEYPENNFGMEIGPYSSDVSDDRSTSMSGFTALLCFVMVALAFLMKK; from the coding sequence ATGCTTTCGATCAGAAAATATCAGAATTTTATTTTTCCCTGTAAACAATTTTTATTATCAAAAATCTGCTCATTTCTCCTGATATTCTTTATCTGCATATCTATTATACCTGCATGCAATGCTGCGGATTCACCGGAAAGCCTGTATGGATTTGAGCTTGGTTCGGAAACAAGCTATGGGTTGCAGGATGCAAATGGAGAGGTAATTGGGGAAGAAGTTGTTTTTTCCTACGGTGAGGAATCAGGGTATGGGTATGAGATAGCCATGGCAAATCTTTTCTCAGAGGCACAGGCAAACAGCTATTTCCAGTTACGTCAGGCTGAACTGATAGAAGGTGTAGAGTCTGGTTTTTATGGCACTGACGTAAAGGCTTCGGAAAGCGGAATGCAGTTTGACAGGATAGCTTATGATGCTGAAATTAATGACATCAAGTTCCAGCTGATTGTGTTCAAGTACCATAATTTTGTCATCTCGATAGTTGATCATTCGAATTACGGGATAGCATCTGTTCTTGAACAGCATTCAAAGGTATATGTTGATGAAACCTACATCTCGGCTCCGGCAGTCAGTATTACAGAGGTTGTTGGAATTGTAGAATCAATTGAAGGTCGGGTGGAAGTGTTGCATCCGTGGTCTGATAAGTGGGAGAAGATCAATGAAAAAAACGGGGTACATGAGGGCGATCAAATAAAAACATTAAGAGGGGCGAAGGTTACTTTGAAGTTTGATGATGGCAGATCCCGTATCAGGATGGAAGAAAGATCATTCGTCAGAATATCGACTCAAGTTTATGAGGGAGAGCCTGATAGTAACATAAGGGTTATCAAACTCTTTTTCGGTGGAGTATGGGCTCGAATTGAAAAATTGGCTGGTTCATATCTTTTTATAACTACTCCCACAGCTGTAACCGGAGTTAAAGGTACGGAGTATATGGTTTTCCACGATCCAGAAATATCTGTTGACAGGATTTATGTTTATGACGGGATTGTTGAGGTGACAACATCGAATGAGATTATTGATCTCTATGAAAGTGAGCAAATCACTGTTCAGGAAGGCTATGCTGGAACTGTTTTGACAATTGAAGGTGAAGAATGGGAAAATCTGATGGAAAGCTTTGAAGGCGAGTATCCAGAGAATAATTTTGGAATGGAAATTGGGCCTTACTCTTCCGATGTAAGCGATGATAGAAGTACTTCAATGAGCGGTTTTACTGCACTCCTCTGTTTTGTAATGGTTGCATTGGCATTCCTGATGAAAAAATAA
- a CDS encoding amino acid permease: MGEDNNYSNATQDNVLQEQVDEHKVDKGKLFGTFDGVFTPTLLTILGVIMYLREGWVVGNAGLLGAWLIILISCSITLLTGLSLSSITTNIRIGAGGAFSIISQSLGLEVGGSIGIPLYLAQALAVAMYIFGFRTGWQWLFPDHPAILIDLCTFAALFIIAYISASLAFRIQYIIMAIIAGSLISVFWAFFTVPAQQPITWWGTFSGSPETMFTGIGFWALFAVFFPAATGIMAGANMSGELKNPRKSIPIGTMSAIVLSTIIYMALAYLLIRMATPEELVSNYNILLDRAAWTPIVVAGLLGATFSSALSSIVGAPRILQALGDHRILPKSIWFSTRTQSGEPRNSIIFTGMIVLVALMLRDLNAIAPLITMFFLLTYAMINVVVFMEQSLNLVSFRPLFRIPRAVSFLGATGCLFVMFTINSTFSLVAVVVVVSIHSFLLRQHLKAPFGDVRSGLFVALAEWAAKKVNELTVSRERAWRANILVPVEDPQDLRGMFNLIRDISYPKGFIKLLGLTGKVEKKELHARLPDITRSFQDEGVFSSWTIIDVPSFEDNLVAGMEALAGSFFRPNIIFLTLPSSKQREEDTRILIQKASQNGIGVVIYAPHPKSGLGRHKSINLWIDDKSPDWEISMNLGNMDLAVLVGYKLKRKWQASMNLITTVADDSQKKKAEEYIMTLAELARLPNVNTYALEGSIEAIMHEIPQAALNIYNITAEPDFEFMRRMVELTGSSCLFTLDSGEESALA, translated from the coding sequence ATGGGCGAGGACAATAACTATTCGAATGCTACTCAGGATAATGTGTTGCAGGAGCAGGTTGACGAGCACAAGGTAGACAAAGGCAAGCTTTTCGGTACTTTTGATGGGGTTTTCACTCCAACACTACTCACAATTTTGGGAGTTATAATGTACTTGAGAGAAGGGTGGGTAGTGGGAAATGCAGGTCTTCTGGGTGCCTGGCTTATCATTTTGATTTCATGTAGCATAACACTTCTAACCGGATTATCACTTTCCTCAATAACAACAAATATTCGTATAGGTGCAGGCGGTGCCTTCTCGATAATATCCCAATCACTCGGACTTGAAGTAGGGGGCAGCATAGGTATTCCACTCTATCTGGCACAGGCTCTTGCAGTTGCAATGTACATATTTGGTTTTCGTACAGGCTGGCAGTGGCTATTTCCTGATCACCCGGCAATTCTGATAGATCTGTGCACTTTTGCCGCTCTTTTCATCATTGCTTACATAAGTGCCAGCCTTGCATTCAGGATTCAGTACATAATTATGGCTATAATTGCTGGATCCCTTATATCTGTATTCTGGGCATTTTTCACGGTTCCTGCGCAGCAACCAATAACATGGTGGGGAACATTTTCCGGATCTCCTGAAACCATGTTCACAGGAATTGGATTTTGGGCACTTTTTGCAGTATTTTTCCCTGCAGCTACAGGCATAATGGCAGGAGCAAATATGTCCGGGGAATTGAAAAATCCGCGAAAAAGCATCCCAATTGGTACAATGTCAGCAATTGTACTGAGCACCATTATTTACATGGCACTGGCTTACTTGCTTATTCGGATGGCAACTCCGGAAGAACTTGTAAGCAATTACAACATACTGCTGGATAGAGCAGCATGGACTCCTATAGTCGTAGCAGGTTTGCTTGGTGCAACGTTTTCTTCTGCACTTTCCTCCATCGTTGGAGCACCAAGGATATTACAGGCTCTGGGAGATCATCGTATCCTTCCTAAAAGCATCTGGTTCTCAACAAGAACTCAATCAGGGGAACCTCGAAATTCTATCATATTTACAGGAATGATAGTACTTGTTGCATTGATGCTGCGCGATCTAAATGCGATTGCTCCTCTTATCACAATGTTCTTTTTACTCACATATGCAATGATCAATGTCGTAGTTTTCATGGAACAGAGTTTGAACCTGGTAAGCTTCAGGCCTCTTTTCAGGATACCCCGGGCTGTATCTTTCCTTGGTGCAACAGGTTGCCTTTTTGTCATGTTTACAATCAATTCTACATTCAGCCTTGTTGCAGTTGTAGTTGTTGTATCTATCCATAGCTTTCTTTTGCGCCAACATCTCAAAGCTCCTTTTGGGGATGTTCGAAGCGGACTTTTTGTAGCGCTTGCCGAATGGGCTGCAAAGAAGGTCAATGAGCTTACTGTTTCACGGGAAAGGGCGTGGAGAGCAAACATATTAGTGCCTGTAGAAGATCCGCAGGACCTGCGAGGAATGTTCAATCTGATAAGGGATATCTCTTATCCAAAGGGATTCATTAAACTCTTGGGTCTTACCGGCAAAGTAGAAAAAAAAGAATTGCATGCGAGGTTGCCGGACATCACACGTTCATTCCAGGATGAAGGTGTATTTTCATCATGGACAATAATAGATGTTCCCTCTTTTGAAGATAATCTTGTTGCAGGTATGGAAGCTCTGGCCGGTTCGTTCTTCCGTCCGAATATCATATTTCTGACCCTTCCCTCATCAAAACAGCGGGAAGAAGATACTCGCATTCTCATACAAAAGGCATCACAGAATGGCATAGGTGTTGTAATATATGCACCACATCCAAAATCAGGTCTTGGAAGGCATAAATCCATAAATCTCTGGATAGATGACAAAAGTCCCGATTGGGAAATAAGCATGAATCTCGGGAATATGGACCTTGCAGTTCTGGTTGGATACAAACTTAAAAGAAAATGGCAGGCTTCAATGAATCTCATAACTACGGTTGCTGATGATTCCCAGAAAAAGAAGGCAGAAGAATATATCATGACACTGGCCGAGCTTGCGCGGCTTCCGAATGTGAACACATATGCTTTGGAGGGAAGTATTGAAGCTATAATGCATGAAATACCTCAGGCAGCTCTGAATATTTATAATATAACTGCAGAGCCTGACTTTGAGTTCATGCGCAGAATGGTGGAGCTGACAGGTTCATCATGTCTCTTTACTCTTGATTCGGGAGAAGAAAGCGCTCTGGCATAA
- a CDS encoding mechanosensitive ion channel family protein, producing MGLLRGLNLIALSLIAIFIAYLNYFTNYSQGYELLLTKLFHSVVIILVFYAIKAIIEDIVIVRVRDTKERYTFRKAVSIIITFLAIASLIAVWFRETTGLIVAYGILSAGIVIALQDLLKSMAGGMIIFVSRPFRAGDRIEVDDVIGDVLDIRSFSTSIMEIEEWVDGDQYTGRIVQLPNSFVLSGKVKNYTKDFSFIWDEVQIMLIYGSNWKKAEEIALLVAKETLHGFEESSKEELLSMGEKYFITTYDVETKLYMKIRDNWIDMRLRYVVDPRQRRKIRNKLTQQLLKAFEQEEDINVGTATSIDILESSRITLDKP from the coding sequence ATGGGGTTATTAAGGGGCTTGAATCTAATTGCATTGTCATTAATAGCGATATTTATTGCCTATCTCAATTACTTTACAAACTATTCGCAGGGTTATGAATTATTACTGACAAAATTGTTTCATTCTGTAGTTATTATTCTCGTATTCTATGCAATAAAAGCAATTATTGAAGATATTGTTATAGTAAGAGTACGTGATACAAAAGAGCGGTATACTTTCCGCAAAGCTGTCTCTATAATTATTACTTTTCTTGCTATTGCTTCTCTGATTGCAGTCTGGTTCAGGGAAACCACAGGCCTAATTGTGGCATACGGTATACTGAGTGCAGGGATTGTCATAGCTCTTCAGGATCTGTTGAAAAGCATGGCAGGTGGGATGATTATTTTTGTATCCCGTCCTTTCAGGGCTGGTGACAGGATCGAAGTTGACGACGTTATTGGTGATGTTCTTGACATAAGAAGCTTCAGCACCTCTATTATGGAGATAGAGGAATGGGTTGATGGTGATCAGTATACTGGAAGAATTGTTCAACTGCCAAACAGTTTTGTTTTAAGCGGCAAGGTCAAGAATTACACGAAGGATTTTTCCTTCATCTGGGACGAAGTGCAAATAATGCTTATATATGGAAGCAACTGGAAGAAGGCGGAAGAGATTGCATTATTGGTTGCAAAAGAAACACTGCACGGTTTTGAGGAATCTTCAAAAGAAGAGCTTTTAAGCATGGGTGAAAAATATTTTATTACCACTTATGACGTTGAGACAAAATTGTACATGAAGATCAGGGACAACTGGATAGACATGCGTCTTAGGTACGTAGTGGATCCCCGTCAACGAAGAAAAATAAGGAATAAGTTGACTCAGCAACTTCTGAAAGCATTCGAGCAGGAGGAAGATATCAATGTAGGTACTGCTACCAGCATTGATATACTGGAATCTTCCCGGATTACACTAGACAAGCCTTGA
- a CDS encoding DNA alkylation repair protein produces the protein MGFSSVEKVIEYLESHSRPEAVEGMQKFGITPDHAYGVSIPDLRALAKSIGRDHYLALSLWEKDTRETRILASMIEEVGEVTEEQVDRWVEDFDYWEICDQCCMNLFEKTPFAKQKALEWSSRDEEYVKRAGFVLMARLAVSNKKAEDDYFAEFFPIIEREATDERNMVKKAVNWALRQIGKRNLALNKRAVECAEKVAEIESKSAKWIASDALRELKSEKVIQRLEQKAVK, from the coding sequence ATGGGATTTTCCTCTGTGGAAAAGGTAATTGAATACCTGGAATCACATTCAAGGCCGGAAGCAGTTGAAGGAATGCAGAAATTCGGCATAACTCCTGATCATGCCTATGGTGTTTCAATTCCTGATCTAAGGGCACTGGCAAAGTCCATCGGCAGGGATCACTACCTTGCACTTTCCCTGTGGGAAAAAGATACTCGTGAAACACGAATTCTCGCCAGTATGATTGAAGAAGTCGGGGAAGTTACAGAGGAACAGGTCGACCGGTGGGTAGAGGATTTTGATTACTGGGAAATCTGTGATCAGTGCTGCATGAATTTGTTTGAGAAAACTCCTTTTGCAAAACAGAAAGCTCTGGAATGGAGCAGTCGGGATGAAGAGTACGTGAAACGGGCTGGCTTTGTGCTGATGGCACGGCTTGCCGTGAGCAACAAAAAGGCAGAAGACGATTATTTTGCTGAGTTCTTCCCGATTATTGAAAGAGAAGCTACAGATGAGCGAAACATGGTGAAAAAGGCTGTGAACTGGGCACTTCGCCAGATTGGGAAGCGCAATCTCGCCTTGAATAAACGAGCAGTTGAATGTGCTGAAAAAGTGGCTGAGATAGAGTCCAAAAGTGCAAAATGGATTGCTTCTGATGCGTTGAGGGAATTGAAAAGTGAAAAGGTAATTCAAAGGCTGGAGCAGAAGGCTGTAAAGTGA
- a CDS encoding pyridoxamine 5'-phosphate oxidase family protein: MDFSNFNVRRQDRLLAEQAARKLLAHAEYGVLSMKSEKQGAYGVPINYAWDGKKAIYLHCAPEGQKIDCIKLCDDVSFCIVGKTKVIPDKFTTEYESIVLECKASLGLQSDERMKALELLLEKYSPEDKETGMEYVNKSFHRTEIMKLDIVKWSGKCKSL; the protein is encoded by the coding sequence ATGGATTTTTCAAATTTTAACGTCAGGAGGCAAGATCGTTTACTTGCCGAACAAGCCGCCAGAAAGTTGCTGGCACACGCGGAATACGGCGTCCTTTCCATGAAATCAGAGAAACAAGGAGCATATGGAGTCCCGATAAACTATGCGTGGGATGGCAAAAAAGCGATTTATCTCCATTGTGCACCCGAAGGGCAAAAAATAGATTGCATCAAACTTTGTGATGATGTGTCATTTTGCATAGTGGGAAAAACAAAAGTAATCCCGGATAAATTCACAACAGAGTACGAGAGTATTGTTCTTGAATGCAAGGCATCCCTTGGTCTGCAATCTGACGAGCGAATGAAAGCCCTGGAACTTTTGCTGGAAAAATACTCTCCTGAAGATAAAGAAACGGGAATGGAGTATGTGAACAAGTCATTTCACAGGACAGAAATAATGAAACTGGATATTGTGAAATGGTCAGGGAAATGTAAAAGTTTGTGA
- a CDS encoding epoxyqueuosine reductase, with amino-acid sequence MSLKEEIQERAFEEGFQLFGVSDIEKLETVDFPNDRGMVRPSEVMPEAKSAFVMGLVLWDEGLNAAISSVSTGDFSGGEADYYNLYYEVTETRAWRLISWLNEKGYKAVPSHAVHEKVAAYLAGLGFIGHNTQVITPEYGPRARWVTVLTDAELEPDEPFARDLCAEQPLCQEQSLCVKSCPYQAIIPGPSQGVEPGKKVIYDKCVVSHEFDKDVSPQNEKHIRRITERGFMECTICNLVCPYGKPVEESIIPSKRGLD; translated from the coding sequence ATGAGCTTAAAAGAAGAGATTCAGGAACGTGCTTTTGAGGAAGGTTTCCAGCTTTTTGGTGTTTCCGATATCGAAAAACTGGAAACAGTTGATTTTCCGAATGACAGGGGAATGGTCAGGCCATCTGAAGTCATGCCAGAAGCCAAATCTGCATTTGTAATGGGTTTAGTTCTCTGGGATGAAGGCTTAAATGCAGCTATCTCATCTGTAAGTACCGGGGATTTTTCTGGAGGGGAAGCTGACTATTACAACCTGTACTACGAAGTAACCGAAACCCGTGCATGGCGTTTAATTTCCTGGTTAAATGAAAAGGGATACAAAGCGGTTCCATCCCATGCAGTCCATGAAAAGGTTGCCGCGTATCTTGCAGGATTGGGATTTATAGGACACAATACTCAGGTTATAACACCTGAATACGGCCCAAGGGCCAGATGGGTAACAGTATTGACAGATGCAGAACTTGAACCCGATGAACCCTTTGCACGGGATTTGTGTGCAGAACAACCCCTTTGTCAGGAGCAGTCATTATGTGTAAAAAGTTGTCCCTATCAAGCAATCATTCCCGGCCCATCTCAGGGAGTAGAACCCGGAAAGAAAGTCATTTACGATAAATGCGTAGTTTCCCATGAATTTGACAAAGACGTTTCACCTCAAAATGAGAAACACATACGTCGCATAACAGAAAGGGGATTTATGGAATGTACAATCTGCAATCTGGTATGTCCATACGGAAAACCAGTTGAGGAAAGCATAATTCCTAGCAAGAGAGGCCTTGATTGA